Genomic DNA from Schistosoma haematobium chromosome 1, whole genome shotgun sequence:
ttttcttcaggaATTTTACAACCTACAATGTTACATTTTAATGTGCATGAAttaccttcttttttttgtatggaaaaacaaacaaccaaaAAAAATCAGTCATTCATATAACTGGTAACAAAACAAACtgtataaatcataattcaaatAAGAGACAATAAGAGATTAGTTACTATACCatattaaattattgaataaagatGATATTATTATCACAAATACAAAAGTATTGGAACacattatttattgtattcaatatactacttattgtaagtaatattattcaatcatataattaaaataataatgaagataTTTGATTTAGCATTATTAATATTACCTTTCAGAGTATTGAATATCCTatcaaattataatataattttagaTTTTTTTAAACCAATTCTATATCCAGTGATTATTTGTAGTGGATTTCTTGGTTTATTAAGTATATTCATTGGATTTATTGGGATATGGAAGAAGAAAAATATCTTGATTTGCATGGTAACTATTTATATTTCCTTTATATAATGATTAGCATATTATTGGATTGATTATTGcaacaattattgaaatttctatATCAATTAGTTCAAGTGTATCAAATAATCAAGTTAGTTACTAtgctaataatgatgatgatgctttggatgatgatgatgatgatttcgatgatgatgatgatgctttggatgatgatgatgacttacatttgacaaattgtatctaacataaattatttttttctttttttagtaTTTTAAACCAGCAAATCAATCTTTATGGAATTCGTTACAATATTATCAGAAACATCCAATTTATGAAAATCAATTTGATAATTTACAAAAAGATGTAAGTTATTCTAATGAATTAGATTTTgtatcttctttttttatttttagtttGAATGTTGTGGTGTTAGATCATCAAAAGATTATGCTAAACTTGTAAATTATATACCATTTACTTGTGAAAAAGGAAATGCACTTTATTTAAAAGTAAGTTAGTATTTAAgtaaaattttatatttattttattttattaatttaactacgatggcgcaacttcgtggattggttaaagctaaacattaacactgttggatgtcggctagcttagtggtctaatggttaagtgttcacgcgcaagactgataggtcctgggttcgaatctcgcggagtgcaggatcgtggatgcaccctgctgaggagtcccatactgggacgaaacggctgtccagtgcttccagattttccatggttgtctaacttcaattaactcatgagttcaaccagtgaaatttctaaaatctccacaaaatctctTGTGATAATTTAACTATGGTAGATCattttgataaagttttatTCTTTAAGTTGAATGATTTAGTTAtgaagttttcatcgttcttctttTGAACGATATTATCAGCATAAAATTAAGATAGAATTGAAGTGTTCCAATTTCTTCATATATGATTCATAGTTTGTCTTGTACATTATGATGTTGATTGATTCTGATTGATCATAAATCTATCATTGTTTAattctttgttttgattgtatcttttattgatttgattttttgtccctatgtttgtgcataattttacTGATGTCGtacagaagaagaagaagaagaatgaaagctccacgactaaactatccaacaaaactccatcaaaaatttTATATGTTAAAATGTATATTTCGTTATTAGTAAAAATCTTAATCATTCTGGTACTGATATTATGAGCTGAATTTCGATCAGTCTTAGCTGGTGTTATTTGGTTACAATGGACCAGTCATAGGATATGTTATAGTTTATAGTCAGCAATGAGTTTTGTTTCATTTAAGGCTCGTTCGCTATCTTCACTTATTAACAATATCAAATTCATATATGTTGAGAAAGACtggtttaaattcacttttcaATGTCATTAATGTTACGAATACTTATGTAAACGCTATACGTCTTAAATAATCTATTGACTATTAAgcttatttcaatggttaagatcatgagtcatgtTATGACTTGAACTTGGGTCGATtcttaccccgtgccaattgttgtgtccttgactgaaagattagagagcagcgtatttatcgatcgattcagtgacacgtaaaatacgtacggacggcctagagcctcgattggtcccgcttccctgactagcccagccagttgagtccagaacgcaagtcttagcctctgagatatgaatcattatatttcagacatactctgtttatatactaaccaaccagaccacatcgtaccataaaatagaaaacaacatttgacaagtgaaataaatatccaccaataggaaatgtccatttaacgtccaaggacaccaacagacttaacacgataattattggtatatttttctctgcatccctaacaagtcagttgaagcaagacaaccatggaaaacctggaagcactagactgccgtttcgtcctattgtgggactcctcagcagtgcgcgtccacaacCTCACAccacccgcgagattcgaacccaggacctactggtttggcgcgcgagcacttaaccattggACCAttaaaccggcatccaacggtgttaatgtctaacttcaactaatccacgaaattgagcgacacatccaccattttcttcagtgagttactatcacacaacagacctggttgaactccattggt
This window encodes:
- a CDS encoding hypothetical protein (EggNog:ENOG410J89T~COG:S) is translated as MILLSQIQKYWNTLFIVFNILLIIFDLALLILPFRVLNILSNYNIILDFFKPILYPVIICSGFLGLLSIFIGFIGIWKKKNILICMHIIGLIIATIIEISISISSSVSNNQYFKPANQSLWNSLQYYQKHPIYENQFDNLQKDFECCGVRSSKDYAKLVNYIPFTCEKGNALYLKGCAEALYEYIEQSIMIIIYICIAFAIIKAIYLAISILVYRKSNKNNLSI